Genomic window (Egicoccus halophilus):
AGGGCACCCACAAGACCAAGACCCGCGGCGAGGTCGCCGGTGGTGGCGCCAAGCCCTGGCGTCAGAAGGGGACCGGTCGCGCCCGTCAGGGCTCGATCCGCTCGCCGCAGTGGGTCGGCGGTGGCGTGGCCCACGGCCGCACCCCCAGCGACTGGTCGCAGCGGGTCAACAAGAAGATGAAGCGTTCGGCGCTGCGCTCGGCGCTGGCCGACCGTGTCAACAACGAGCTGGTCACGGTCGTGCGCGGCCTCGAGTTCGCCTCGCCGAGGACGAAGGACGCCGTCACGGCGCTCGGGGCACTCGGTCTGGCCGAGGGCAAGGTGCTGGTCGTCCTGGCCGACAAGCACGCCGGGACGCTGCTCTCCTTGCGCAACCTGGAACGGGTCCACACCCTGACGGTCGACCAGCTCAACACCTACGACGTGCTCAACAGCGACGCCGTGGTGATCGACGAGGCCGCCATCGAACTGATCGGCACCGGTCGCCTCGCCGGTCAGAGCACCGAGGAGGTCTCCCAGTGAAGGACCCTCGCGACATCATCCTGCGCCCCGTGATCTCCGAGAAGACCTACGGGCTGCTCGACGAGAACAAGTACACGTTCGTCGTCGACCCGCGCAGCAACAAGACCGAGATCAAGCAGGCGATCGAGAAGATCTTCGAGGTCAAGGTCGTCAGCGTGAACACGCTGAACCGGCCCGGCAAGAAGAAGCGCCGGGGCTGGATCGTCGGCAAGCGCCCCGACACCAAGCGCGCCATCGTGACGCTGGCGCCCGGTGACGAGATCGAACTCTTCGAGGCCGGGCTCTAAGTCCGTCCGACGACCTCCCAGAGGTTTTCCATCATGGCCATTCGCAAGTTCAAGCCGACGTCGCCCGGGCGGCGTGGTGCTTCGGTCAACGACTTCGGCACCGTCACGAAGTCGTCGCCCGAGCGCTCGCTGCTGGCGCCGCTGCCCAAGAAGGCCGGCCGCAACACGCACGGCCGCATCACCAGCCGCCACCGCGGCGGCGGGCACAAGCGCAAGTACCGCGTCATCGACTT
Coding sequences:
- the rplD gene encoding 50S ribosomal protein L4, with amino-acid sequence MASTVDVKDLQGATVGSIDLPDEWFGGEVKVHVMHQVVTAQLAAARQGTHKTKTRGEVAGGGAKPWRQKGTGRARQGSIRSPQWVGGGVAHGRTPSDWSQRVNKKMKRSALRSALADRVNNELVTVVRGLEFASPRTKDAVTALGALGLAEGKVLVVLADKHAGTLLSLRNLERVHTLTVDQLNTYDVLNSDAVVIDEAAIELIGTGRLAGQSTEEVSQ
- the rplW gene encoding 50S ribosomal protein L23, which gives rise to MKDPRDIILRPVISEKTYGLLDENKYTFVVDPRSNKTEIKQAIEKIFEVKVVSVNTLNRPGKKKRRGWIVGKRPDTKRAIVTLAPGDEIELFEAGL